Proteins encoded together in one Cicer arietinum cultivar CDC Frontier isolate Library 1 chromosome 4, Cicar.CDCFrontier_v2.0, whole genome shotgun sequence window:
- the LOC101506405 gene encoding RHOMBOID-like protein 3 isoform X1, with translation MFRRDPESCSVGTRNITGDKENIQRNSWLVPSFLLVNLFVFIVAMGINNCPKNNLGFQGDCVATFLRRFSFQPFRENPLLGPSSSTLTKMGALKWDNIVHKHEGWRLVTSIWLHAGIIHFLFNMCSLVFIGIRLEQQFGFLRIGMIYLLSGFGGSVLSSLFLRNSVSVGASGALFGLYGGMLSELVTNWTIYSNKAVALLTLLSFIIFNLAISIFPHVDNFVHIGGFVVGFLLGFILLRRPQDVWIEQQCLPCGIHLGSKYNVYQHVLFVFLILLIVGLSIALVMLFKGENGYDHCHWCHYLTCVPTSIWSCNDSDS, from the exons ATGTTTAGGAGAGATCCTGAAAGTTGTAGTGTGGGGACACGAAACATAACAGGGGATAAAGAGAACATTCAAAGGAATTCATGGCTTGTACCTTCTTTTCTGTTAGTTaatctttttgttttcattgttgcAATGGGAATCAATAATTGTCCTAAGAACAATCTTGGTTTCCAAGGTGACTGTGTTGCTACGTTCCTTCGAAGGTTCTCTTTCCAGCCTTTTCGGGAGAATCCATTGCTTGGTCCTTCTTCCTCAAC ATTAACTAAGATGGGAGCTCTTAAATGGGATAATATTGTGCACAAGCATGAGGGATGGAGACTTGTCACTAGCATTTGGTTACATGCTGGAATAATTCATTTTCTATTCAATATGTGTAGCTTAGTCTTCATCGGCATTCGCCTCGAACAACAATTCGGATTTC TGAGGATTGGAATGATATATCTATTGTCTGGATTTGGTGGGAGTGTACTATCTTCTCTTTTTCTTAGAAATAGTGTCTCTGTTGGTGCTTCTGGTGCTCTTTTTGGACTCTATGGAGGAATGTTGTCAGAACTTGTTACAAACTGGactatttattcaaataaa GCAGTGGCTTTGCTCACCCTTCTGTCTTTCATTATCTTCAACCTTGCGATTAGCATTTTTCCGCACGTCGATAACTTTGTTCACATTGGAGGATTTGTGGTAGGATTTCTCCTTGGTTTCATTTTGCTGCGTCGTCCGCAGGATGTTTGGATAGAGCAACAATGTCTTCCTTGCGGTATTCACCTCGGGTCAAAATACAATGTTTACCAACATGTTCTATTTGTCTTTTTGATTCTCTTGATTGTTGG GCTATCGATTGCATTGGTGATGCTATTCAAGGGTGAGAATGGATATGATCACTGCCATTGGTGTCATTACCTAACATGTGTGCCAACTTCCATATGGAGTTGCAATGATAGTGACTCTTAA
- the LOC101506405 gene encoding RHOMBOID-like protein 3 isoform X2, translating into MFRRDPESCSVGTRNITGDKENIQRNSWLVPSFLLVNLFVFIVAMGINNCPKNNLGFQGDCVATFLRRLTKMGALKWDNIVHKHEGWRLVTSIWLHAGIIHFLFNMCSLVFIGIRLEQQFGFLRIGMIYLLSGFGGSVLSSLFLRNSVSVGASGALFGLYGGMLSELVTNWTIYSNKAVALLTLLSFIIFNLAISIFPHVDNFVHIGGFVVGFLLGFILLRRPQDVWIEQQCLPCGIHLGSKYNVYQHVLFVFLILLIVGLSIALVMLFKGENGYDHCHWCHYLTCVPTSIWSCNDSDS; encoded by the exons ATGTTTAGGAGAGATCCTGAAAGTTGTAGTGTGGGGACACGAAACATAACAGGGGATAAAGAGAACATTCAAAGGAATTCATGGCTTGTACCTTCTTTTCTGTTAGTTaatctttttgttttcattgttgcAATGGGAATCAATAATTGTCCTAAGAACAATCTTGGTTTCCAAGGTGACTGTGTTGCTACGTTCCTTCGAAG ATTAACTAAGATGGGAGCTCTTAAATGGGATAATATTGTGCACAAGCATGAGGGATGGAGACTTGTCACTAGCATTTGGTTACATGCTGGAATAATTCATTTTCTATTCAATATGTGTAGCTTAGTCTTCATCGGCATTCGCCTCGAACAACAATTCGGATTTC TGAGGATTGGAATGATATATCTATTGTCTGGATTTGGTGGGAGTGTACTATCTTCTCTTTTTCTTAGAAATAGTGTCTCTGTTGGTGCTTCTGGTGCTCTTTTTGGACTCTATGGAGGAATGTTGTCAGAACTTGTTACAAACTGGactatttattcaaataaa GCAGTGGCTTTGCTCACCCTTCTGTCTTTCATTATCTTCAACCTTGCGATTAGCATTTTTCCGCACGTCGATAACTTTGTTCACATTGGAGGATTTGTGGTAGGATTTCTCCTTGGTTTCATTTTGCTGCGTCGTCCGCAGGATGTTTGGATAGAGCAACAATGTCTTCCTTGCGGTATTCACCTCGGGTCAAAATACAATGTTTACCAACATGTTCTATTTGTCTTTTTGATTCTCTTGATTGTTGG GCTATCGATTGCATTGGTGATGCTATTCAAGGGTGAGAATGGATATGATCACTGCCATTGGTGTCATTACCTAACATGTGTGCCAACTTCCATATGGAGTTGCAATGATAGTGACTCTTAA